One Dehalococcoidia bacterium DNA segment encodes these proteins:
- a CDS encoding Sir2 family NAD-dependent protein deacetylase — MSKRTASAEGSETTPEEQILRAARLLHRARYAIALTGAGLSKESGIPTFRGEGGLWTRDGEPPMNGYQIFLRDPADHWRRRIDPGASSNELGEAIERAQPNPGHVAFAELERLGYLRAVVTQNIDNLHRLAGSERLLEIHGNRTLLRCIGCEARYRPDQVPTDELPPRCDRCGGIIKSDTVMFGEPIPRSVLERCFDAAERADLCLVAGTSALVTPAADLPVTVWRSGGALIEVNTDETALTPYCAAVLSGPSGELLPRLVEAVNELERREPQTRGSGLERHG, encoded by the coding sequence GTGTCGAAACGAACAGCTTCAGCCGAAGGGTCCGAAACGACGCCGGAGGAGCAGATCCTGCGGGCGGCGCGACTGCTGCACCGGGCCCGCTACGCCATCGCCCTCACCGGCGCGGGGCTGTCGAAGGAGAGCGGCATCCCCACGTTTCGCGGCGAGGGCGGCCTCTGGACGCGCGACGGCGAGCCGCCGATGAACGGCTATCAGATCTTCCTGCGCGACCCGGCCGACCACTGGCGCCGCCGCATCGATCCGGGCGCCTCCTCCAACGAGCTGGGCGAAGCGATCGAGCGGGCGCAGCCGAACCCCGGCCACGTCGCCTTTGCCGAGCTGGAACGGCTGGGCTACCTGCGCGCCGTCGTCACGCAGAACATCGACAACCTGCACCGCCTCGCCGGCTCCGAGCGGCTGCTTGAGATCCACGGTAACCGGACATTGCTGCGCTGCATCGGTTGCGAAGCTCGCTACCGCCCGGACCAGGTGCCCACGGACGAGTTGCCGCCACGCTGCGACCGCTGCGGCGGCATCATCAAGTCGGACACGGTCATGTTCGGTGAGCCGATTCCCCGCTCCGTGCTGGAGCGTTGCTTCGACGCCGCCGAGCGGGCGGACCTCTGCCTCGTGGCGGGCACCTCGGCGCTGGTGACGCCGGCCGCCGATCTGCCCGTGACCGTCTGGCGCTCCGGCGGCGCGCTGATCGAGGTGAACACGGACGAAACGGCGCTCACGCCCTACTGCGCCGCCGTGCTGAGCGGACCCTCCGGCGAGCTGCTGCCGCGACTGGTGGAGGCCGTCAACGAACTGGAGCGGCGCGAGCCGCAGACGCGCGGCAGCGGCCTGGAGCGCCATGGCTGA
- the boxC gene encoding 2,3-epoxybenzoyl-CoA dihydrolase: MTTTTSSGTAPIAFETRPERYRHWSLAIDGDSAQLTLAVERFGGLDPTIELKGNSYDLSVDIELHDAVQRLRFEHPEVRAVVIASADDRIFCSGANIHALSRATHAHKVNFCKFTNETRLYIEEASAESGQRYIAACNGATAGGGYELAAACDEIVFVDDNASAVSLPEVPLLAVLPGTGGLTRVIDKRRVRPDFADRFATMAEGVKGKRARDWGLVDTLAPRSRFAEVVAERVATARAAANEAFRGPGIALDALDPIVTETQVAYRHVKLDLDHARRVVEITVSGPTAGQPHDAVAALGAAADWWPLRMARELDDALLRLRFNEPQIGLLLLRTRGDPDLAHACGELLAANPRSWFVRETRLLLGRVLRRLDLTARSVFAIVDEGSSFAGPLFELLLAADRVYVLDANGVAARPGSLSGGALPRWNGLSRLATRFLGDPARVAAVRDAGRAGSLSARQLDDLGLATELIDAIDFEDDLRVAVEERASLSPDALTGMEASLRFGGPETLATKIFGRLSAWQNWIFTRPNATGPAGALSLYGKPERPRFDYTRT, encoded by the coding sequence ATGACCACCACTACATCCAGCGGCACGGCCCCGATCGCGTTTGAGACGCGGCCGGAACGCTACCGGCACTGGTCGCTGGCAATCGACGGCGACAGCGCGCAGCTGACGCTGGCCGTCGAGCGCTTCGGCGGGCTTGACCCCACGATCGAGCTGAAGGGCAACTCCTACGACCTGAGCGTCGATATCGAGCTGCACGACGCGGTGCAGCGGCTGCGCTTCGAGCATCCCGAGGTGCGCGCCGTGGTGATCGCCTCCGCCGACGACCGCATCTTCTGCTCCGGCGCCAACATCCACGCCCTGTCACGCGCCACGCACGCGCACAAAGTCAACTTCTGCAAGTTCACGAACGAGACGCGCCTCTATATCGAGGAGGCCAGCGCCGAGAGCGGCCAACGCTACATCGCCGCCTGCAACGGCGCCACGGCGGGCGGCGGCTACGAACTTGCGGCCGCCTGCGACGAGATCGTGTTCGTGGACGACAACGCCTCCGCCGTCAGCCTGCCGGAAGTGCCGCTGCTCGCCGTGCTGCCGGGCACCGGCGGCCTCACGCGCGTGATCGACAAGCGCCGCGTACGGCCCGACTTCGCCGATCGCTTCGCCACGATGGCCGAGGGCGTGAAGGGCAAACGCGCGCGCGACTGGGGGCTGGTGGACACGCTGGCGCCGCGCAGCCGCTTCGCCGAGGTTGTGGCCGAACGGGTCGCAACGGCACGGGCCGCCGCGAACGAGGCCTTTCGCGGGCCGGGAATCGCGCTTGACGCGCTCGACCCCATCGTGACGGAGACCCAGGTAGCCTACCGGCACGTGAAGCTCGATCTGGATCATGCTCGCAGGGTGGTCGAGATCACCGTGAGCGGTCCCACGGCCGGCCAGCCGCACGACGCCGTCGCCGCGCTGGGGGCCGCTGCGGACTGGTGGCCGCTGCGCATGGCCCGCGAGCTGGACGATGCGCTGCTGCGCCTGCGCTTCAACGAGCCGCAGATCGGCCTGCTGCTGCTGCGCACGCGCGGCGACCCAGACCTCGCCCACGCATGCGGTGAACTGCTGGCCGCGAATCCCCGCAGCTGGTTCGTGCGCGAGACACGGCTGCTGCTGGGCCGCGTGCTGCGGCGGCTGGACCTGACGGCGCGCAGCGTCTTTGCGATTGTGGATGAAGGCTCCAGTTTCGCCGGCCCGCTGTTCGAGCTGTTGCTCGCGGCCGACCGGGTCTACGTGCTCGACGCCAACGGCGTCGCGGCCCGGCCGGGCAGTCTCAGCGGCGGCGCCCTACCGCGCTGGAACGGCCTCTCGCGCCTGGCGACGCGCTTCCTCGGAGATCCCGCGCGGGTTGCGGCCGTGCGTGATGCGGGCCGCGCCGGCTCATTGAGCGCGCGTCAGCTCGACGACCTCGGCCTGGCCACGGAGCTGATCGACGCGATCGACTTCGAGGACGACTTGCGCGTCGCCGTCGAGGAGCGCGCCAGCCTCTCGCCGGACGCGCTCACCGGCATGGAGGCATCGCTGCGCTTCGGCGGGCCGGAGACGCTGGCGACGAAGATCTTCGGCCGCCTCTCCGCCTGGCAGAACTGGATCTTCACGCGGCCAAACGCCACTGGCCCGGCGGGCGCGCTCTCGCTCTACGGCAAACCGGAGCGACCGCGCTTCGACTACACGCGCACCTGA
- a CDS encoding YihY/virulence factor BrkB family protein, with amino-acid sequence MTAQTQLERAAVDAGNRVPVPFTGMNRIGLGRLLRQALRRGQRNDLAVRAGNLAFRAVFALFPAAVSALWLMTALHQTRFVAAMVNVAGAALPKAAGEALKHQIAGASGTQANGSLTVGAVIAFGGAIWAIAGFFLAAIEALNAIYELKEHRPWWRRWGIALLLTAVIVVVVGGSHLADKLSLAWGASPAFGAVWALVTWPVLVGCVLIAFALVYYVAPDTEQDWYWLRAGSLLAAVLWLLFTAAFSIYINNFAAPTEAYGALAGVAVLMIYGYVTAYIFLFGAQINQVIEADAPDGKDAGERAASG; translated from the coding sequence ATGACCGCACAGACGCAACTTGAGCGCGCCGCCGTCGATGCCGGCAACCGGGTGCCCGTCCCCTTCACCGGCATGAACCGCATCGGCCTGGGGCGGCTGCTGCGGCAGGCGTTGCGCCGAGGGCAGCGGAACGATCTCGCCGTCCGTGCCGGGAACCTGGCCTTCCGCGCGGTGTTTGCCCTCTTCCCCGCGGCCGTCTCCGCGCTGTGGCTCATGACGGCGCTGCATCAGACGCGGTTCGTCGCTGCGATGGTGAATGTAGCCGGCGCGGCGCTGCCGAAGGCGGCAGGCGAGGCGCTCAAACACCAGATCGCCGGCGCGTCGGGCACGCAGGCGAACGGCTCGCTGACGGTTGGCGCGGTCATCGCCTTCGGTGGCGCGATCTGGGCGATCGCCGGCTTCTTCCTCGCCGCGATCGAAGCGTTGAATGCCATCTACGAGCTGAAGGAACACCGGCCGTGGTGGCGGCGCTGGGGCATCGCCCTGCTGCTCACGGCCGTGATCGTGGTCGTGGTCGGCGGCAGCCACCTGGCGGACAAGCTGTCGCTGGCGTGGGGTGCATCGCCGGCGTTCGGTGCGGTCTGGGCGCTGGTCACCTGGCCGGTGCTGGTCGGCTGCGTGCTGATCGCATTCGCGCTCGTCTACTATGTCGCGCCGGACACCGAGCAGGACTGGTACTGGCTCCGCGCCGGCTCGCTGCTGGCCGCGGTGCTCTGGCTGCTGTTCACCGCCGCGTTTTCGATCTACATCAACAACTTCGCCGCTCCCACGGAAGCGTACGGCGCCCTGGCCGGCGTTGCGGTGCTGATGATCTACGGATACGTCACGGCCTACATCTTCTTGTTCGGCGCACAGATCAACCAGGTGATCGAGGCGGACGCGCCAGACGGCAAAGACGCCGGCGAACGGGCGGCATCAGGATAG
- a CDS encoding HAD family hydrolase, giving the protein MSTIRLVVFDLTGTLVDDGGAVLDAYRQSLAAEQIPFAEADLQAARGGSKQGIFRAFAERAFGPGEQAQRAAAAAFDRFDAALVGAYGEGPLAEIPGAGDCLAALSRRGLKLATNTGFGQALARIMLKRLGWLAQPFAAHAASDEVPEGRPAPYMIHLAMQRAGVESAGDLIVVGDTPRDLQAGCNAGAGGVVGVLTGSHGVESLGRVRHTHLLRSVAELPDLIAAEFNS; this is encoded by the coding sequence ATGTCCACGATTCGTCTCGTCGTCTTCGACCTGACCGGCACGCTGGTGGACGACGGCGGCGCCGTGCTGGACGCCTACCGGCAGTCGCTCGCGGCCGAGCAGATTCCCTTTGCCGAGGCCGACCTCCAGGCGGCTCGCGGCGGCAGCAAACAAGGCATCTTCAGGGCGTTCGCCGAGCGGGCGTTCGGGCCGGGCGAGCAGGCGCAGCGGGCCGCCGCAGCCGCCTTCGATCGGTTTGACGCGGCGCTTGTGGGCGCCTACGGTGAGGGGCCGCTCGCGGAGATCCCGGGCGCCGGCGACTGCCTGGCGGCGCTGTCGCGGCGTGGGTTGAAGCTGGCGACGAACACCGGCTTCGGGCAGGCGCTCGCCCGGATCATGCTGAAGCGGTTGGGCTGGCTCGCGCAGCCGTTCGCCGCGCACGCCGCGTCCGACGAAGTGCCCGAAGGCCGGCCGGCGCCATACATGATCCACCTGGCGATGCAGCGCGCCGGCGTCGAGTCCGCCGGTGACCTGATCGTGGTCGGCGATACGCCTCGCGATCTGCAGGCCGGCTGCAACGCCGGCGCGGGCGGGGTGGTCGGCGTGCTGACCGGCTCGCACGGTGTTGAATCGCTCGGTCGCGTGCGGCACACGCACCTGCTGCGCAGCGTGGCGGAGCTGCCCGATCTGATCGCGGCCGAATTCAACTCCTGA
- a CDS encoding YifB family Mg chelatase-like AAA ATPase: MPLAKVLACTVIGLQGRLVEVEVDLGGVGVPSLTIVGLPDAAVRESAERVRAAMKNSGFALPPRRIVVNLAPADVRKEGPAFDLPIAVGLLIATGRIVANLSDSVVLGELSLDGSLRHTHGVLPMVGFARELGLKRAFVPAEDAAEAALVEGMQVLPAASLGDLAEHLAGIREIAPVAGRLPGDADGFEWRGTDLAEVRGQEHVKRALEVAASGGHNVLMSGPPGSGKTLLARAIPGILPRMGGEERLEVTRIYSVCGMLPPGTPLIAQRPFRAPHHTISHAGLVGGGSRPRPGEISLSHRGVLFLDELPEFGQNVLEVLRQPMEDRLVTISRAQGTVTFPANFVLVAAMNPCPCGYYGDPAKPCTCSAGAVARYQRRISGPLLDRIDIHIDVPRVEFEKLAGTAAAEATSSVRGRVEAARTRQAERFAGTRIHTNAEMTPADVRRHCQAVLDDGARSLLRLAMEQLGLSARAFHRTLKLARTIADLAGRDGIASAHVAEAVQYRHRAAG; encoded by the coding sequence GTGCCCCTCGCCAAGGTTCTCGCCTGCACCGTGATCGGCCTGCAAGGGCGCCTCGTCGAGGTCGAAGTCGATCTCGGCGGTGTCGGCGTGCCTTCACTGACGATCGTCGGTCTGCCGGACGCGGCTGTGCGCGAGTCGGCAGAGCGGGTGCGGGCGGCGATGAAAAACTCCGGCTTCGCCCTGCCGCCGCGGCGCATCGTCGTCAACCTCGCTCCCGCCGACGTGCGCAAAGAGGGGCCGGCCTTCGATCTGCCGATCGCCGTCGGCCTGCTGATCGCCACGGGCCGCATCGTCGCCAACCTGAGTGACAGCGTCGTTTTGGGCGAACTCTCGCTCGACGGCAGCCTGCGCCACACGCACGGCGTGCTGCCAATGGTGGGATTCGCCCGCGAGCTGGGGCTAAAGCGGGCGTTCGTGCCGGCCGAAGACGCCGCCGAGGCCGCGCTGGTCGAGGGAATGCAGGTGCTGCCGGCCGCCTCGCTGGGCGATCTGGCCGAACACCTGGCGGGCATCCGCGAGATCGCGCCGGTAGCCGGCCGCCTGCCCGGGGACGCCGACGGCTTCGAGTGGCGCGGCACCGATCTGGCCGAGGTGCGTGGCCAGGAGCACGTCAAGCGGGCGCTGGAGGTGGCGGCGTCGGGCGGCCACAACGTTTTGATGTCCGGGCCGCCAGGCTCGGGCAAAACCTTGCTGGCGCGGGCGATCCCGGGCATTCTGCCGCGCATGGGCGGCGAAGAGCGGCTGGAAGTCACACGCATCTACAGTGTCTGCGGCATGTTGCCGCCCGGCACGCCGCTGATCGCCCAGCGGCCGTTCCGCGCGCCGCACCACACGATTTCGCACGCGGGCCTGGTCGGCGGCGGCAGCCGCCCGCGCCCGGGCGAGATCTCGCTGAGCCATCGTGGTGTGCTCTTCCTGGACGAGCTGCCGGAGTTCGGCCAGAACGTGCTCGAGGTGCTGCGCCAGCCGATGGAGGACCGCCTGGTGACGATCTCGCGGGCGCAGGGCACGGTGACGTTTCCCGCCAATTTTGTGCTGGTCGCGGCGATGAACCCGTGTCCCTGCGGCTACTACGGCGACCCGGCGAAGCCGTGCACCTGCTCGGCCGGCGCCGTCGCCCGCTATCAGCGGCGCATCTCCGGACCGCTGCTCGACCGCATCGATATTCATATCGACGTGCCGCGCGTCGAGTTCGAGAAGCTTGCCGGCACCGCTGCAGCGGAGGCGACCAGCAGTGTACGCGGACGGGTAGAAGCGGCCCGCACCCGACAGGCCGAGCGTTTCGCCGGCACACGCATCCATACCAATGCCGAGATGACGCCGGCCGACGTGCGCCGTCACTGCCAGGCGGTGCTCGACGACGGCGCCCGCTCGCTGCTGCGCCTGGCGATGGAGCAGCTCGGCCTCTCCGCGCGGGCGTTTCACCGCACGCTCAAGCTGGCGCGCACGATCGCCGACCTCGCTGGCCGTGACGGCATCGCGTCTGCGCACGTGGCCGAGGCCGTGCAGTACCGGCATCGCGCCGCCGGCTGA
- a CDS encoding PLP-dependent aminotransferase family protein: MVGTTTESASGTGQPWSEAEITRLLATPARLAQGWVPGPPPNKPVISLYAGVPDAPTFPVAEIGEAVRTVLQREPAPALEYLLGTPQGVVELRQMVVDVMEPEPGLALGAQNVVITSGSAHAFACVCQTFLDPGDYCVIEAPTYAGAIRAAKGSAARFAAVPMDEQGMRVDRLDETLDRLEREGTPAKLIYIIPVFHNPAGTTMPLERRRQLIEVASRHRVLIVEDDAYGELRYRGEPVPSLLSLSGGEGVIRMGTVSKTIAPGLRVGWIKGPKPLIDGLVRMRFDNGTSPFAQRTVRAYVEAGHFRPHVAVVRDVYKRKFEAMDAALGEHLSRLCSWTDPDGGFFIWVKLPDGLSDLALQPFAWDEGVSYFPGSAFYMNDDEHGHIRLAFSAVRPQEIGEAVARLGRAITRAAAGAR; encoded by the coding sequence ATGGTCGGCACAACCACCGAATCGGCGAGCGGCACCGGGCAGCCCTGGAGCGAGGCCGAGATCACCCGCCTGTTGGCCACGCCGGCGCGCCTGGCGCAGGGCTGGGTGCCCGGCCCGCCGCCAAACAAGCCGGTCATTTCGCTCTACGCCGGTGTGCCGGATGCGCCGACTTTCCCCGTCGCGGAGATCGGCGAGGCCGTGCGCACCGTGCTGCAACGCGAGCCGGCGCCGGCGCTCGAATACCTGCTCGGCACGCCGCAGGGGGTCGTCGAGCTGCGGCAGATGGTCGTGGACGTGATGGAGCCGGAGCCGGGTCTTGCGCTCGGCGCCCAGAACGTCGTGATCACCAGCGGCAGCGCCCACGCCTTCGCCTGCGTCTGCCAGACCTTCCTCGACCCCGGTGACTACTGCGTAATCGAGGCTCCGACCTACGCGGGCGCCATCCGCGCGGCCAAGGGCTCCGCCGCACGCTTCGCCGCCGTGCCGATGGACGAACAGGGCATGCGCGTTGACCGGCTCGACGAGACGCTGGATCGGCTCGAACGCGAGGGCACGCCGGCGAAGCTGATCTACATCATCCCCGTCTTTCACAACCCGGCCGGAACCACCATGCCGCTCGAACGGCGGCGGCAGCTGATCGAGGTCGCCTCGCGCCACCGCGTGCTGATCGTGGAAGACGACGCCTACGGTGAGCTGCGCTACCGCGGCGAGCCGGTGCCCTCGCTGCTTTCGCTTTCCGGCGGCGAGGGCGTGATCCGCATGGGCACGGTCAGCAAGACGATCGCGCCGGGACTGCGCGTGGGCTGGATCAAGGGCCCGAAGCCGCTGATCGACGGCCTCGTGCGCATGCGCTTCGACAACGGCACCAGTCCGTTTGCCCAGCGCACCGTGCGCGCCTATGTGGAAGCGGGCCACTTCCGGCCGCACGTGGCCGTGGTGCGCGATGTCTACAAGCGCAAGTTCGAGGCGATGGACGCCGCGCTGGGCGAGCACCTGAGCCGCCTCTGCAGCTGGACCGATCCCGACGGGGGCTTTTTCATCTGGGTGAAGCTGCCCGACGGTCTCAGCGATCTGGCGCTGCAGCCGTTCGCCTGGGACGAGGGGGTGAGCTACTTCCCTGGCAGCGCCTTCTACATGAACGACGACGAGCACGGCCACATCCGCCTCGCCTTCAGCGCCGTGCGCCCGCAGGAGATCGGTGAGGCGGTGGCGCGTCTCGGCCGCGCGATCACGCGCGCCGCGGCCGGCGCCCGCTGA